The following coding sequences are from one Eucalyptus grandis isolate ANBG69807.140 chromosome 11, ASM1654582v1, whole genome shotgun sequence window:
- the LOC104454730 gene encoding probable leucine-rich repeat receptor-like protein kinase At5g49770, whose amino-acid sequence MASVQGDGSSVGGGYWRGRGPTVSQRQGGCSGCGSGDGELSPRQIWPARVVYRGTLPSGTPVAIKRAQQGSMQGGVEFKNEIELLSRVHHKNLVSLVGFCSEHGEQLLVYEFLPNGTIKESLSGFSSQESKESDRDIKSTNILLDDHLNAKVADFGVSKPMGDGERGHVTTQVKGTMGYLDPEYYMTEQLTEKSDVYSFRVLMLELLTARRPIEQSRYIVREVRVLMNKDKDLYNLQGILDPAIGLGTSLKGLERFVELAMRCVEESGADRPTMGEVVKEIENIMVFAGLNPKAESATTSASYEEASKGYATHPYHNEDFSKYSGGFPPSRIEPQ is encoded by the exons ATGGCGTCGGTGCAGGGGGACGGCAGCAGCGTCGGTGGCGGCTACTGGAGGGGGCGCGGACCAACGGTCTCGCAACGTCAGGGGGGGTGCAGCGGCTGcggcagcggcgacggcgagcttTCTccccgccagatctggcctGCTCGTGTG GTTTACAGGGGTACTCTGCCCTCTGGAACTCCAGTTGCCATAAAACGAGCACAGCAGGGATCTATGCAGGGTGGGGTCGAGTTCAAAAATGAGATTGAGCTTCTATCAAGAGTCCATCACAAGAATCTTGTCAGCcttgttggtttttgttctGAGCACGGTGAACAATTGCTAGTGTACGAGTTCCTTCCAAATGGTACCATCAAAGAGAGTCTCTCAGGTTTCTCCTCTCAA GAAAGTAAGGAATCAG ATAGGGACATAAAATCAACCAATATCCTATTGGATGATCacttgaatgcaaaagttgctGATTTTGGTGTCTCCAAGCCCATGGGAGACGGTGAAAGGGGTCATGTTACCACTCAAGTCAAAGGAACAATG GGCTACTTGGATCCTGAATACTACATGACGGAACAGCTGACCGAGAAGAGTGATGTCTATAGCTTCAGAGTATTGATGCTGGAACTCCTTACAGCCAGGAGGCCAATAGAGCAGAGCAGATATATTGTGAGAGAAGTGAGGGTGCTCATGAATAAGGACAAAGATTTGTACAATCTGCAGGGGATTCTCGACCCAGCCATCGGATTGGGCACGTCTTTGAAGGGTCTTGAGAGGTTTGTGGAGTTAGCAATGAGATGTGTGGAAGAATCAGGAGCGGACAGGCCAACCATGGGAGAGGTGGTGAAGGAAATAGAGAACATCATGGTTTTCGCGGGTTTGAATCCAAAGGCCGAATCGGCGACCACTTCAGCCAGTTATGAGGAGGCGAGTAAGGGGTATGCTACACATCCCTACCACAATGAGGACTTCTCGAAGTATAGTGGGGGCTTCCCACCTTCGAGGATCGAACCCCAGTAG